Proteins encoded in a region of the Mucilaginibacter sabulilitoris genome:
- a CDS encoding DUF5703 domain-containing protein, with protein sequence MKKTLLLSLLLYNAITALAQTDIDRYNPTWTSQSKNSSESMPCGGGDIGLNVWVEHGELLFYIARSGTFDENNAMLKLGRIRVKLSPNPFDGGEFKQELTLHNGTVFIDGKSSGISAQIKLWVDVYRPVIHLSIKSNKAIKTEAAFESWRYQDRSVKGTENNQGSWKFSPQGQVKTLKDEIAFNNDGVLFYHHNLDSTIFDVTVKQQGMDAVKQQIFNPLKNLTFGGLMRGANLKPAGTYKGKYINTDFEGWKLQSIKPVRNQDIDIYLNTEQAASADQWQNGLNKVIQDARVNQKTAWQKTADWWKQYWDKSFVFINTNKPAADTAAYQTGKNYQLFRYMLGCNAYGQYPTKFNGGLFTYDPVFVNPKTDYTPDFRNWGGGLMTAQNQRLVYFPMLKSGDFDLMKPQFDFYLRSLHNAELRSQVYWGHQGACFTEQVENFGLPNSAEYAWKRPVSFDKGVEYNTWLEYTWDTVFEFCLMMLETEHYAGKDIHQYIPFIESCLTFFDEHYQYLSRLRSSKALDGNGHLVLYPGSSTETFKMTYNSNSTIAALQTITQRLLALPDNYLNNTERLKLQGLLKRIPPLSFGETDGHKVFTPAKSWERVSNVESPQFYPVFPWGIFGVGKPGIDIPLNTWKLDTLAIKFRSGIGWKQDNIFAARLGLTKEAAELTTFKLKDSGRRFPAFWGPGFDWTPDHNWGGSGMIGLQEMLLQVDDKKIYLFPSWPKDWDVHFKLHAPYNTTVEATLRDGKVKDLKVFPEERKKDITMMIQ encoded by the coding sequence ATGAAAAAAACGCTGCTGCTGAGCCTCCTTCTATACAATGCCATTACTGCACTGGCGCAAACCGATATTGACCGGTACAACCCAACCTGGACAAGCCAGAGCAAAAATTCGAGCGAATCTATGCCATGCGGCGGCGGCGATATTGGCCTGAATGTATGGGTGGAGCATGGTGAATTGCTTTTCTATATAGCCCGAAGCGGCACGTTTGATGAGAATAACGCGATGCTTAAACTGGGCCGGATAAGAGTTAAGCTATCCCCTAATCCCTTTGATGGCGGCGAGTTTAAACAGGAATTAACGCTCCATAACGGCACCGTGTTCATTGATGGTAAAAGCAGTGGTATATCGGCCCAAATTAAGCTTTGGGTTGATGTTTACCGGCCGGTGATACACCTCAGCATCAAAAGCAATAAAGCAATAAAAACCGAAGCTGCTTTTGAAAGTTGGCGCTATCAGGACAGATCAGTAAAAGGTACCGAGAATAACCAGGGCTCATGGAAATTTTCACCGCAGGGCCAGGTTAAAACATTAAAAGATGAGATAGCCTTTAATAATGATGGGGTGCTGTTTTATCATCACAACCTCGATTCTACCATATTTGATGTAACCGTAAAACAGCAGGGAATGGATGCAGTAAAGCAGCAAATTTTCAATCCGCTCAAGAACCTCACCTTCGGCGGATTAATGCGTGGTGCGAACTTAAAACCTGCAGGTACCTATAAGGGTAAGTACATTAATACTGATTTTGAAGGATGGAAACTTCAAAGCATAAAACCTGTCCGTAATCAGGATATCGATATTTATTTAAATACAGAACAGGCTGCGTCTGCTGATCAATGGCAAAACGGGCTTAATAAAGTTATACAAGATGCCCGCGTCAATCAAAAAACCGCATGGCAAAAAACCGCTGACTGGTGGAAACAATATTGGGACAAGAGTTTTGTCTTTATCAACACCAATAAACCCGCTGCTGATACTGCCGCATATCAAACCGGTAAAAACTATCAATTGTTCAGGTATATGCTGGGCTGTAATGCTTACGGGCAATATCCCACCAAATTCAACGGTGGTCTATTTACTTATGACCCTGTTTTTGTAAACCCTAAAACCGATTATACTCCCGATTTTCGTAATTGGGGCGGCGGGCTGATGACAGCGCAAAACCAGCGACTGGTATATTTCCCTATGCTTAAAAGCGGTGATTTTGATTTAATGAAACCGCAGTTTGACTTTTACCTCCGTTCTTTGCACAATGCCGAATTGCGCAGTCAGGTCTACTGGGGGCATCAGGGCGCCTGCTTTACCGAGCAAGTCGAAAATTTCGGTCTGCCTAACAGCGCTGAGTATGCATGGAAACGTCCGGTCAGTTTTGATAAAGGCGTAGAATATAACACATGGCTGGAGTATACCTGGGACACCGTATTTGAGTTTTGCCTGATGATGCTGGAAACAGAGCATTATGCCGGCAAAGACATTCACCAGTATATCCCTTTTATAGAAAGTTGTTTGACATTTTTTGACGAACACTACCAATACCTGTCGCGCTTACGCAGCAGCAAAGCGCTTGATGGTAACGGTCATTTGGTTTTATACCCGGGCTCGTCAACCGAAACCTTTAAAATGACCTATAATTCAAACTCCACTATAGCGGCATTACAAACTATAACTCAACGTTTGCTGGCGCTGCCAGATAATTATCTGAATAACACCGAGCGGTTAAAACTGCAGGGGTTATTAAAGCGTATCCCTCCGCTTAGTTTTGGTGAAACCGATGGGCACAAGGTATTTACCCCTGCTAAATCATGGGAGCGTGTAAGCAATGTAGAAAGTCCGCAGTTTTATCCGGTGTTCCCCTGGGGCATATTTGGTGTTGGCAAACCCGGAATTGATATCCCGCTAAATACCTGGAAGCTCGATACCCTTGCAATTAAATTCAGAAGCGGTATTGGATGGAAGCAGGATAATATATTTGCAGCCCGCTTAGGTTTAACAAAAGAAGCGGCTGAACTCACTACATTTAAACTTAAAGACTCTGGCAGGCGTTTTCCTGCTTTTTGGGGGCCAGGTTTTGACTGGACACCCGACCACAACTGGGGCGGTTCTGGCATGATTGGTCTGCAGGAAATGCTGCTGCAGGTTGATGATAAAAAGATCTACCTCTTCCCTTCATGGCCAAAGGATTGGGATGTGCATTTTAAGCTCCATGCACCGTATAATACAACTGTTGAGGCAACATTAAGGGATGGAAAAGTTAAGGACCTGAAAGTATTCCCAGAAGAGCGGAAGAAGGACATTACAATGATGATTCAATAA
- a CDS encoding sialate O-acetylesterase, whose amino-acid sequence MKIKLLPLLICTLFFNITVKAQKLASLFTDNMVLQQQSQAPIWGWAKAGRSITITTSWNKKSYNVKAGATGKWMTKVATPVYGGPYTITIKGDSTINLHNVLIGEVWLCTGQSNMEIPMKGYKSQPIIGSVDAILKSASSNIHVYTVPRSSVTTAQENSKPSVWHAASPEFVANFSATGYYFGRLLNEMLHVPVGLISDCYGGSSAEAWMDAEGLKDFPEIKIPAKTDSIKAVSRTPTTLFNGMFNPVIGYGIKGCIYYQGESNYERPDQYEKLFPAMVKRWRALWGQGDFPFYYVQIAPYDYAQLPPYNSGGKYNSAYLRDAQRKSLSVIPNSGMAVLLDIGEQATIHPPRKEPVGSRLAYIALAQTYGVKGFDYASPIFKSINIEGQRAIIRFDHAENGLTSFNKPMECFEIAGKDKMFHPAQAAISGSTIVVSSPLVKEPVAVRYAFRDFIVGDLFGTNGLPASSFRTDDW is encoded by the coding sequence ATGAAAATTAAACTTCTCCCATTACTCATCTGCACTCTTTTTTTTAATATCACAGTAAAGGCCCAAAAATTAGCGTCGTTATTTACAGACAATATGGTATTGCAGCAACAGAGCCAGGCACCGATATGGGGCTGGGCCAAAGCTGGTAGAAGCATTACTATAACCACATCCTGGAACAAAAAAAGCTATAACGTGAAGGCTGGCGCTACCGGAAAATGGATGACAAAAGTAGCTACCCCTGTATATGGCGGACCATACACCATAACTATAAAGGGCGACTCAACCATCAATCTGCATAATGTATTGATAGGCGAAGTTTGGCTCTGCACCGGGCAATCAAACATGGAAATACCGATGAAAGGTTATAAAAGTCAACCTATAATAGGTTCGGTTGATGCCATACTTAAATCGGCCAGCAGCAACATTCATGTTTATACAGTTCCGCGCTCATCAGTAACTACCGCACAGGAAAACAGTAAGCCTTCTGTGTGGCATGCAGCATCGCCAGAGTTTGTGGCAAATTTTAGTGCAACGGGTTATTATTTTGGCAGGTTGTTGAATGAGATGTTGCACGTGCCTGTTGGTCTTATAAGTGATTGTTATGGCGGCTCAAGTGCCGAGGCCTGGATGGACGCCGAAGGTTTAAAAGATTTTCCCGAGATAAAAATCCCTGCCAAAACAGATTCAATTAAAGCGGTCTCGCGTACGCCTACAACCCTGTTTAATGGCATGTTTAACCCGGTTATTGGTTATGGTATAAAAGGCTGCATATATTATCAGGGCGAATCAAACTATGAACGTCCGGACCAGTATGAAAAACTATTCCCGGCCATGGTAAAACGCTGGCGTGCGCTATGGGGCCAGGGTGATTTTCCTTTTTACTATGTACAGATTGCGCCTTACGATTATGCACAGCTCCCTCCCTACAATTCTGGCGGCAAATACAATTCGGCTTACCTTCGGGATGCTCAGCGTAAATCATTAAGTGTAATTCCCAATAGCGGCATGGCGGTACTGCTTGATATTGGCGAGCAAGCTACCATACACCCCCCGCGTAAAGAACCTGTGGGTTCCAGGCTTGCCTATATTGCTCTCGCACAAACCTACGGCGTTAAGGGCTTTGATTATGCCAGCCCAATATTTAAAAGTATAAACATAGAGGGGCAAAGAGCCATCATCAGGTTTGATCATGCCGAAAATGGTCTTACCTCATTCAATAAGCCAATGGAGTGCTTTGAAATTGCAGGTAAAGACAAGATGTTCCACCCCGCGCAGGCTGCCATATCAGGTAGTACTATTGTTGTATCTTCACCATTGGTTAAGGAGCCGGTGGCTGTTCGGTATGCTTTCAGGGATTTTATAGTGGGCGATTTGTTTGGCACCAACGGACTACCTGCTTCTTCGTTCAGAACCGACGATTGGTAA
- a CDS encoding sodium:solute symporter, which translates to MKHETLHLADYIIIAIALAISLTIGLRFSKGQNSTKKYFVSRGSIPAWAIGMSLMATLISSVTFLAYPGEGFSSNWILLVQGLMVPIILLLMVWFIVPLYREVIGVSTYEYFEKRFGTFARFYSSISFVLTHFSKMGTVFFLLALALANMTNTNTFAIIWVIGFVIIVITLIGGIEAVIWADVVQGFLLIGGGIVSFFILIFSIKGGFPELWHIASINHKNNFGPYTWDFKKLTFIVMAINGVFYAIQKYGTDQTMVQRYLTAKTDKAAIRASILGVALTVPLWALFMFIGTALFAFYQQNPLPAGIKADAVFPYFIMSKLPTGVVGLILAALISAAISSLGADLNCLSAIGVEDYYKKFRPNRTDEEYLKAGRWIVVFAGIGAIMIATLYLLAGDEGALGIVFTLYAIFSGGIAGIFLLGLFSSRANRQGLNIGITACIIFTAYAFLTSTKIGLGNEKHILLDLGKYNFNQHKYMLGVYSHLVVIIVGYVASLFFPKPELNKNLLFSGWLEAKRANKLNK; encoded by the coding sequence ATGAAACATGAAACTCTGCACCTGGCAGATTATATCATTATTGCAATAGCCCTGGCTATTTCTCTAACTATCGGTCTTAGATTTTCAAAAGGTCAAAACTCAACCAAAAAATATTTCGTTTCCCGCGGTTCTATTCCTGCCTGGGCGATTGGTATGTCGCTTATGGCAACACTCATTAGTAGTGTAACCTTCCTGGCATACCCTGGCGAGGGCTTTTCATCAAACTGGATATTGCTTGTACAAGGCTTAATGGTGCCCATAATATTGCTTTTAATGGTATGGTTTATCGTTCCGCTTTACCGCGAAGTAATTGGCGTAAGTACGTATGAATATTTTGAAAAACGGTTCGGCACATTCGCCCGCTTTTATAGTTCCATCAGTTTTGTACTAACCCACTTTTCAAAAATGGGCACGGTATTCTTTTTATTGGCGCTGGCACTGGCAAACATGACCAATACTAATACATTCGCCATTATTTGGGTTATTGGTTTTGTAATTATTGTAATTACATTAATTGGTGGTATCGAAGCCGTGATCTGGGCCGATGTAGTGCAAGGTTTCCTGCTCATCGGTGGCGGTATCGTATCATTCTTTATCCTTATTTTCTCTATTAAGGGAGGGTTCCCGGAGCTTTGGCATATTGCGTCCATCAATCATAAAAATAATTTCGGCCCCTATACCTGGGATTTTAAAAAACTCACCTTTATTGTCATGGCCATTAATGGTGTGTTTTACGCTATTCAAAAATACGGCACAGATCAAACCATGGTACAGCGCTATCTTACCGCTAAAACGGATAAGGCGGCTATCAGGGCTTCTATATTGGGTGTGGCTTTAACCGTTCCATTATGGGCTTTGTTTATGTTTATTGGTACAGCACTGTTTGCATTTTACCAGCAAAACCCTTTACCTGCCGGCATTAAGGCTGATGCAGTTTTTCCCTATTTTATTATGAGTAAACTGCCAACCGGTGTAGTAGGACTAATTCTGGCGGCGTTGATATCGGCAGCTATATCAAGCCTTGGTGCCGATTTGAACTGCCTTTCGGCGATTGGTGTAGAGGATTATTATAAAAAATTCAGACCTAACAGAACCGATGAAGAATATTTAAAGGCTGGGCGATGGATTGTTGTATTTGCTGGTATCGGGGCTATAATGATTGCTACGCTTTATCTGCTGGCTGGTGATGAGGGAGCATTAGGTATTGTATTTACCTTATATGCCATATTTTCGGGCGGTATAGCAGGCATATTTCTTTTGGGCTTATTCAGCAGCAGGGCTAATCGTCAGGGACTTAACATCGGCATTACCGCTTGTATCATTTTTACAGCCTATGCTTTTTTGACCTCCACAAAAATTGGCTTAGGAAATGAGAAACATATTTTACTCGATTTGGGAAAATACAACTTTAATCAGCACAAATATATGCTGGGTGTTTACAGCCATTTAGTAGTGATCATTGTAGGTTACGTTGCGAGCCTGTTTTTCCCTAAACCCGAGCTTAATAAAAATCTTCTTTTCAGTGGATGGCTCGAAGCCAAACGCGCCAATAAATTGAATAAATAA
- a CDS encoding four-carbon acid sugar kinase family protein, giving the protein MIAVIADDLTGAAELAGIGLDYHLKTEVNTTVEINCNADLLIIATDTRSLKATEAKTKVHELTRQVMALKPHLLYKKIDSALRGHVLDEVSSHLEASGLKRALIIPGNPEHGKRVVNGTYYYKNIPVHLSNYSVDPDFPATSSNVRTMLRADENLPLFKINEKIPDAGIIVGEAAGVRDLEYWIEQADNNTIIAGASGLFNRLLKYLIREKDTAATPTFTQESASRLFVFGSTFHQGRYPIEDTLINNVPVVYLPIELLGNDNMPQHLYESFTGSVVQSLKKHRNTIIAIHPDITKGIYIDPVQLTRKMGAIVNHINQQAPLHELLIEGGATAWAILSELNISKLYPIKQLSPGVIRMGIAGNNQLCVTLKPGSYEWPAPVWETTTYS; this is encoded by the coding sequence ATGATAGCCGTAATTGCAGATGATCTTACAGGGGCTGCCGAACTGGCGGGTATAGGATTGGATTACCATCTAAAAACAGAGGTGAATACCACTGTTGAAATCAATTGTAATGCCGATTTACTGATCATCGCTACGGATACTCGTTCGCTAAAAGCAACCGAAGCAAAAACAAAAGTTCATGAGCTTACCCGTCAGGTTATGGCGCTTAAGCCCCACTTGTTATACAAGAAGATCGATTCTGCATTACGCGGCCATGTTTTAGATGAGGTTAGCAGCCATCTGGAAGCATCCGGCTTAAAAAGGGCATTGATCATCCCGGGTAACCCCGAACATGGCAAAAGAGTTGTTAATGGCACTTACTATTATAAAAACATTCCAGTACACCTAAGTAACTATTCGGTTGATCCGGATTTCCCAGCTACCTCATCAAACGTTCGAACAATGCTTCGGGCCGATGAAAATTTGCCATTATTTAAAATAAATGAAAAAATTCCGGATGCCGGTATAATCGTAGGTGAGGCTGCCGGCGTACGTGATCTGGAATATTGGATCGAACAAGCTGATAATAATACCATTATCGCAGGCGCATCGGGTTTATTCAACAGGCTGCTCAAATATCTGATCCGCGAAAAAGATACCGCAGCTACTCCAACATTCACACAGGAATCAGCATCGCGTTTATTTGTATTTGGCAGTACATTTCATCAGGGCAGATATCCTATTGAAGATACGCTAATTAACAATGTTCCGGTAGTCTATCTCCCGATAGAACTTCTCGGCAACGATAATATGCCGCAACATTTATATGAATCCTTTACCGGTTCTGTTGTTCAAAGCTTAAAAAAACACCGCAATACTATTATAGCCATCCATCCCGATATTACAAAAGGAATATATATCGATCCGGTACAGCTTACCCGCAAAATGGGTGCAATTGTAAACCATATAAACCAGCAAGCGCCATTACATGAGCTGCTAATTGAAGGCGGAGCAACTGCATGGGCCATATTATCAGAGCTAAATATTTCAAAACTGTATCCAATAAAACAGTTAAGTCCAGGTGTTATCCGCATGGGTATAGCCGGCAATAACCAATTATGTGTAACTTTAAAACCCGGCAGTTATGAGTGGCCAGCTCCTGTTTGGGAAACTACAACTTATAGCTAA
- the pdxA gene encoding 4-hydroxythreonine-4-phosphate dehydrogenase PdxA, with protein MISDKPVIGITMGDPASIGPEIAIKALLTERIFEICNPVIIGDASVFNDIIKRLDTNAKINVIKSISDAKFIYGEPDVFDLQNVDMGQLRFGEISAMAGNASFEAVKKVIELALAGEVDATVTGPINKKSVNEAGHHFAGHTEIYAHFTNTKKYAMLLVEENMKVIHVSTHVSLRQACDLVKKERIIQVIELLHNGLIQLGETNLKIGVAGLNPHAGDSGLFGTEDDLEILPAVQEAREAGYQVEGPVPADTLFSKASTGYYGGIVAMYHDQGHIPFKLTGFKWNAQKQQMDSVKGVNITMGLPIIRTSVDHGTAFEIAGKGVASSDAMILAIESAVQLSKARLNQNA; from the coding sequence ATGATTAGCGACAAACCAGTTATAGGAATTACCATGGGCGATCCGGCCAGTATAGGGCCAGAAATAGCCATAAAAGCCTTGTTAACCGAACGCATATTTGAAATTTGTAACCCGGTAATTATTGGCGATGCCTCTGTTTTTAATGACATCATTAAAAGGTTGGATACCAATGCCAAAATCAATGTCATTAAAAGCATCAGTGATGCAAAATTCATTTATGGTGAACCAGATGTATTTGACCTGCAAAATGTAGATATGGGCCAGCTACGCTTTGGCGAAATTTCGGCAATGGCTGGCAATGCTTCTTTTGAAGCGGTAAAAAAGGTAATTGAACTTGCACTTGCAGGTGAGGTTGACGCCACTGTTACCGGCCCCATCAATAAAAAATCGGTAAATGAGGCTGGTCACCATTTTGCCGGACATACTGAAATATACGCTCATTTTACCAACACTAAAAAATATGCCATGCTGCTGGTTGAAGAAAACATGAAAGTTATTCATGTATCAACCCATGTTTCCTTACGTCAGGCATGTGATCTGGTAAAAAAAGAAAGGATCATTCAGGTAATTGAGTTATTACACAATGGCTTGATACAGCTGGGTGAAACCAATCTCAAAATTGGGGTGGCCGGATTAAATCCACATGCGGGGGATTCTGGATTATTTGGAACAGAAGATGATCTGGAAATATTACCAGCCGTTCAAGAGGCACGGGAAGCTGGTTATCAGGTGGAAGGCCCGGTACCCGCCGACACCCTGTTTTCAAAAGCGTCAACCGGTTATTACGGTGGTATAGTGGCCATGTATCATGACCAAGGACATATACCCTTTAAACTTACCGGTTTTAAGTGGAATGCACAAAAACAACAAATGGACAGTGTAAAGGGAGTTAATATTACTATGGGGCTACCCATTATCCGCACATCGGTTGATCATGGTACTGCATTTGAAATAGCGGGGAAAGGTGTAGCCAGCAGCGATGCCATGATACTGGCCATTGAATCGGCCGTACAGTTGAGCAAAGCGAGGTTAAATCAAAATGCATGA
- a CDS encoding dihydrodipicolinate synthase family protein, with product MKVKKKYNGLVVPAITPLTENYKLDHEAVEKIFDNIFNYGGVPFILGTTGEASSLPSDVKLDFIKLASKLKQPNKMLYAGISSNCVADSITLAKHCADEGVDVVVAHLPAYFTLTDQEIKDYFETLADKIPLPLIIYNIPATTHTSIHLPLLNELSFHDNIVGTKDSERNHERLKQSLDLWATRSDFSHFLGWGAQSAHSLFAGGDGLVPSTGNLFPDIYYKMLVAAESNDEPAALSLQRHSNILGDLYQSKRLLGGSLAALKSLMESAGLCRSYMMPPLQKVLPADAVELQQALQSIITQENLNLPIYQ from the coding sequence ATGAAAGTAAAAAAGAAATATAATGGCCTGGTGGTGCCTGCAATTACCCCTTTAACCGAAAACTACAAGCTGGATCACGAAGCTGTTGAGAAAATTTTTGATAACATTTTTAATTACGGCGGCGTTCCGTTTATATTGGGCACCACGGGCGAAGCATCATCATTGCCCAGTGATGTAAAACTTGATTTTATTAAACTGGCTTCAAAACTTAAGCAACCAAACAAAATGCTTTATGCAGGTATATCATCAAACTGCGTGGCCGATTCAATAACACTGGCCAAACATTGTGCTGATGAAGGGGTTGACGTAGTTGTTGCCCATCTACCTGCATACTTTACCCTAACCGACCAGGAAATAAAGGACTACTTTGAAACGCTGGCCGATAAAATTCCTTTGCCTTTAATTATTTATAACATACCGGCAACAACTCACACTTCTATACATTTACCCTTATTAAATGAGTTGAGTTTTCACGATAATATTGTAGGGACAAAAGATTCTGAACGTAACCATGAGCGGTTAAAACAATCACTCGACCTATGGGCCACCAGATCTGATTTCAGCCATTTTTTAGGATGGGGAGCACAATCTGCACATTCGCTGTTTGCAGGTGGTGACGGACTCGTGCCAAGTACAGGTAATTTATTCCCTGATATTTATTATAAAATGCTGGTAGCCGCCGAAAGTAATGATGAACCTGCTGCTTTGTCTTTACAAAGACATTCAAACATCCTGGGCGATCTTTATCAAAGCAAACGTTTGTTAGGTGGCTCATTGGCTGCATTAAAATCATTAATGGAAAGCGCGGGCCTGTGTAGGTCATACATGATGCCTCCGCTTCAAAAAGTATTACCGGCCGATGCAGTAGAATTGCAGCAAGCCCTGCAAAGTATCATCACTCAGGAAAACCTTAATTTACCTATATATCAATGA
- a CDS encoding iron-containing alcohol dehydrogenase — protein MIRTDNAYRDITIRFPAQIIIGKDSLMKLADEVTAAGYANVLIVTITVLLTKLDPLIQQLKDQNINVQVNTSIVQEPSFQDFAGLINSVTNAPVDVVIGIGGGSVLDVAKLLAAQLDNDQTLNDITGIGLLKKRSIKLICVPTTAGTGSEVSPNAILIDNADNQKKGIISPYLVPDTVILDPSLTFNLPPDITAATGLDALTHCLEAYTNLFAHPFIDMYAYEGMRLIAANLVKAVKTGGDESIRTPLAIGSMLGGFCLGPVNTAGVHALSYPLGSMFHIAHGLSNALLLPYVMEFNIPAAPARYADVARALGCNSGKTDTETANAGVAKIKELIEQCGIPSRLSEAGVNKDTIPVMAADAMKITRLLKNNPRPIGFDDAINIYEAAY, from the coding sequence ATGATACGAACAGATAATGCCTACCGGGATATTACTATCAGGTTTCCCGCACAAATAATTATTGGCAAAGATTCACTTATGAAACTGGCAGATGAAGTAACTGCAGCAGGATATGCTAATGTGCTGATTGTTACTATAACTGTTCTTTTGACAAAACTCGACCCGCTTATACAACAACTTAAAGACCAGAACATAAATGTTCAGGTAAACACATCAATTGTACAGGAGCCATCATTTCAAGACTTCGCGGGTTTGATAAATTCAGTAACCAATGCACCGGTTGATGTGGTTATAGGTATTGGCGGGGGCAGTGTATTGGATGTAGCTAAGCTATTGGCGGCCCAGCTTGATAATGATCAAACATTAAACGATATAACAGGCATTGGTCTGCTCAAAAAACGTAGTATCAAATTAATTTGTGTGCCAACCACTGCCGGCACAGGTAGTGAGGTATCCCCGAACGCTATCCTGATTGACAATGCCGACAATCAGAAGAAAGGCATTATAAGCCCTTACCTTGTTCCGGATACCGTGATCCTTGACCCTTCATTAACTTTTAACCTGCCACCTGATATTACCGCGGCAACCGGGCTTGATGCACTTACGCATTGCCTTGAGGCTTACACCAATTTATTTGCGCATCCTTTTATTGATATGTACGCTTATGAGGGCATGCGGCTTATTGCAGCCAATTTGGTAAAGGCAGTTAAAACCGGGGGCGACGAAAGCATACGCACACCATTGGCCATCGGGAGCATGTTGGGAGGATTTTGCCTTGGGCCTGTAAACACTGCAGGGGTACATGCCCTATCCTATCCTTTAGGCAGCATGTTCCATATTGCGCATGGCCTTTCAAATGCGCTGTTGCTGCCTTATGTAATGGAGTTTAATATACCTGCCGCACCGGCACGTTATGCAGACGTAGCCCGTGCTTTGGGCTGTAACAGTGGTAAAACTGATACCGAAACAGCGAACGCCGGAGTAGCTAAAATTAAGGAACTGATTGAACAATGCGGCATACCATCAAGATTAAGTGAGGCAGGTGTGAATAAGGATACTATACCTGTAATGGCCGCAGATGCCATGAAAATTACCAGACTATTAAAAAATAATCCCCGTCCGATAGGATTTGATGATGCTATCAATATTTATGAGGCAGCTTATTGA